A region from the Nonlabens sp. YIK11 genome encodes:
- a CDS encoding potassium channel family protein has product MRNKITIAISLLTSVMVTGCLGYKFMLGLSWIDALYMTVITITTVGYREIGDPSPEAKLFTIFIILTSVVIVGYSVSVISEYLLTRNSLQARRAREKKKYLNSMENHIIVCGYGRNGKQAVAKLQDYKRDFIIIEKDQQVIDDCQLDNKYFYRGNANEDEVLQSAGIDKASVLITALPDDADNLFIVLSARQLNKDLKIISRASEETSYKKLKLAGADNVILPDQIGGQHMASLIVSPDLIEFWDNLSYGGDDGVNLEQVSFEQMFDHQNKCTIIDLNLRQKTGCTIIGYKSPDGEYVVNPSPETVIGTGSKIIVVGNSQQIAQLQKSYRIHE; this is encoded by the coding sequence ATGCGTAACAAAATAACGATAGCGATAAGCCTTCTAACCTCGGTCATGGTAACGGGTTGTTTAGGGTATAAATTCATGCTGGGCTTGTCATGGATTGATGCCTTGTACATGACGGTGATCACTATTACAACCGTTGGTTATCGTGAGATAGGAGATCCTAGTCCAGAAGCTAAACTATTCACCATATTCATCATCTTGACTAGTGTGGTGATAGTGGGTTATTCAGTATCTGTAATTTCCGAATATCTGCTAACTAGAAACTCGCTACAGGCAAGAAGAGCTCGCGAAAAGAAAAAATATCTTAACTCTATGGAAAATCACATCATCGTTTGCGGCTACGGCCGTAATGGGAAACAGGCAGTGGCTAAACTACAGGATTACAAGCGTGATTTCATAATCATTGAAAAGGATCAACAGGTGATTGATGATTGCCAGCTCGATAACAAGTATTTCTACCGCGGTAATGCTAATGAGGATGAGGTATTACAATCTGCTGGGATAGATAAGGCATCTGTTCTGATTACGGCACTTCCAGACGATGCAGACAATCTTTTTATTGTTTTGAGTGCTAGACAGCTAAATAAGGATCTCAAAATCATTTCTAGAGCCAGTGAAGAAACCAGTTATAAAAAACTAAAACTCGCTGGTGCTGACAATGTCATACTTCCAGACCAAATAGGAGGCCAGCATATGGCATCACTAATTGTAAGTCCGGATTTGATTGAATTCTGGGATAATTTGAGCTATGGTGGTGATGATGGAGTCAATCTGGAACAGGTCTCATTTGAGCAGATGTTTGACCACCAGAATAAATGTACTATCATCGATCTCAACCTGCGTCAAAAAACGGGCTGTACTATTATAGGGTACAAATCTCCTGACGGAGAATATGTAGTAAATCCAAGTCCAGAAACCGTCATTGGTACTGGGTCTAAAATCATCGTTGTGGGAAATTCCCAACAGATTGCCCAGCTACAAAAATCTTATCGAATTCACGAGTAG
- a CDS encoding PspC family transcriptional regulator — translation MGVVTELRHYMEKYGFYVSTRMADRLGMRARNVRITFIYFTFATLGAGFAVYLIMAFWLRIKDLIYVKRSSVFDL, via the coding sequence ATGGGCGTTGTTACAGAATTAAGGCATTACATGGAAAAGTATGGTTTCTATGTGAGCACACGTATGGCAGACCGATTGGGCATGCGTGCACGTAATGTGCGCATCACATTCATCTATTTTACATTTGCTACTCTAGGAGCTGGATTTGCAGTTTATTTGATCATGGCGTTTTGGTTGCGCATAAAGGATTTGATTTATGTCAAACGCAGTTCTGTTTTTGATTTATAG